The proteins below come from a single Epinephelus moara isolate mb chromosome 19, YSFRI_EMoa_1.0, whole genome shotgun sequence genomic window:
- the zgc:110319 gene encoding NFU1 iron-sulfur cluster scaffold homolog, mitochondrial yields MATHMRWGLQRLLRARSTAHFRFPVKARSLYHSHSSSQIFPKVQPRPGTGNTHLSIRHLSIQTQDTPNPSSLKFLPGKPVLGSGTLDFPTASTAECSSLARDLFEIEGVKSVFFGPDFITVTKTDEDVEWTDIKRHAVEAIAKFFESGEPITTGAVHHESSHSEDDDDIVSMIKELLDTRIRPTVQEDGGDVIYKGFDAGTVKLKLVGSCTGCPSSTVTLKNGIQNMLQFYIPEVDNVEQVEDEVDEINAKVFSELERKLHD; encoded by the exons GTTTCCAGTCAAAGCCAGAAGCTTGTACCACTCACACAGCTCTTCCCAGATCTTCCCAAAAGTTCAGCCCCGGCCCgggacaggaaacacacacctCTCAA TAAGACACCTGTCCATCCAGACTCAAGACACTCCAAACCCCAGTAGTTTGAAGTTTCTTCCTGGTAAACCTGTCCTAGGAAGTGGGACGCTTGACTTCCCTACTGCGAGCACCGCTGAATGCTCATCTTTAGCCAG ggACCTGTTTGAAATTGAAGGAGTGAAAAGTGTGTTCTTTGGCCCTGACTTTATCACAGTCACTAAA ACAGATGAGGATGTGGAATGGACAGACATTAAGCGTCATGCTGTGGAGGCCATTGCCAAGTTCTTTGAGAGTGGTGAGCCGATAACAACGGGGGCAGTGCATCATGAAAGCA GTCACtctgaagatgatgatgatattgtATCTATGATAAAGGAGCTTCTGGACACCAGAATCAG ACCTACAGTGCAGGAAGATGGAGGCGATGTCATCTATAAGGGGTTTGATGCCGGCACAGTCAAGCTGAAGCTGGTTGGTTCCTGCACTGGGTGTCCCAGTTCTACAGTTACCCTGAAGAACGGCATTCAGAACATGCTGCAGTTTTATATCCCAGAAGTAGACAACGTGGAGCAG GTGGAAGATGAAGTTGATGAAATCAATGCAAAGGTTTTCTCAGAGCTGGAACGCAAATTACACGACTAA
- the ccar1 gene encoding cell division cycle and apoptosis regulator protein 1, translating to MAQFGGQKNPPWATQFAATAVSQPGHSGQSLDLNSLHSLGVQQPSLLGASPSVYSQQSALAAASLSNQSAANYQLSQQTAALQQQAAAAAAAALQQSQLNTALQQYQQQQQQQQQQQQQQQQQQQQQQQQPPQQQLYNVPHQLPQPQQALISQPPVALPTSLSLSNPQQTAQITVSYPTPRSSHQQQTQPQKQRVFTGVVNKLHDTFGFVDEDVFFQLSAVKGKTPQVGDRVLVEAVYNPNMPFKWNAQRIQTLPQLANQSHQQQPQPLPQASPQLGSLYNEPGMQLRYSDMHSTLDNRQNSQPQPPNMMKAAPTMLQSLPPPTTFSVPTQAPPPSLLQAQLSAASLAPLLQNPPQPLLPQPPPKDVFPGGLLQPPVRMMPQPQPVRRIEPPPRFPSRNDRGPELILRTKEERIRDRERERRRSRERSPTRKRSRDRSPRRDRSPRRPRRVVPRYTVQFSKFSLDGSSCDMMELRRRYQSLYIPSDFFNAVFTWVDAFPLTRPFQFSNACNFHILHKEVDPLVKNTAVLDPPDANHTYSAKVMLLANPSIEELYHKSCALAEDSQEVKDSFQHPARLIKFLVGMRGKDEAMAIGGHWSPSLDGTDPEKDPSVLIKTAIRCCKALTGIDLSLCTQWYRFAEIRYHRPEETHKGRTVPAHVETVVLFLPDVWHCLPTRSEWEVLSRRLREQLAEKLSAERKEADGEQEEEEKDDDESKDVSTPTHWAKLDPKSMKVNDLRKELDCRSLSSKGLKSQLIARLTKQLKVEEQVEESKEPEKPECKAAEEEEPSRTEEDREEEERKRQEELERQRRERRYILPDEPTIIVHPNWAAKNGKFDCSVMSLSVLLDYRLEDNKEHSFEVSLFAELFNEMLQRDFGYRIYKALAAFPTKDEKKEKEKKAKKEAEKKEADKRDIKKEKEEENEEPVVKKIKEDEEEKRKCDDKAIKKELSRDEEENEDDGSTANAEEYDPMEAEDAEDDDDDDKDDEDSNDRDRKDRKDDRKSSKERSSKDKEKKQMVTHNKELLMAFVYFDQSHCGYLLERDLEEILYTLGLHLSRAQIKKLLNKPVVRESCYYRKLTDRGKDEPIPSFNEAQIENLIGNRGLLPAPKARAQSEASESGNLIVYNGAMVDIGSMMQKLEKSEKAREEIEQKLMVQDAKMEEDAKVKAQVEQANKALLRELEELKSTLSQTEQTLKAAEEQKNTYHDQISKTSNTLMSSVKELMAVLKKEQEVDESGDEAAGDHIRTSQTNGADE from the exons ATGGCCCAATTCGGGGGACAGAAGAATCCGCCGTGGGCGACTCAATTTGCTGCCACGGCGGTGTCTCAGCCAGGCCACTCGGGACAGTCTCTTGACCTCAATAGCTTGCACT CTCTTGGTGTGCAGCAGCCATCCCTTCTGGGAGCATCCCCCTCTGTTTACTCTCAGCAGTCAGCCTTGGCTGCAGCCTCTCTCAGCAACCAGTCTGCTGCAAACTATCAGCTGTCTCAGCAAACTGCTGCCTTGCAGCAgcaagctgcagcagctgccgcAGCAGCACTACAGCAG TCTCAGCTCAATACAGCCCTCCAGCAGtatcagcaacagcagcagcagcaacaacagcagcagcagcaacaacagcaacagcagcaacagcaacagcagcaaccccctcagcagcagctgtacAATGTACCTCATCAG CTTCCGCAGCCTCAACAGGCACTGATTTCTCAG CCCCCCGTCGCCTTGCCCACCAGCCTAAGCTTGTCCAACCCCCAGCAGACAGCCCAGATTACTGTGTCCTACCCAACACCACGTTCAAGccatcaacagcagacgcagcCACAGAAGCAGCGTGTCTTTACTGGTGTCGTCAACAAGCTACACGACACATTTGGCTTTGTAGATGAAGATGTCTTCTTTCAGCTAAG TGCTGTGAAGGGGAAGACTCCTCAGGTGGGTGACAGGGTCCTAGTGGAAGCTGTGTACAACCCGAACATGCCCTTCAAGTGGAACGCCCAGCGCATCCAGACCTTACCTCAGCTAGCAAACCAGTCG catcagcagcagcctcagccttTACCTCAAGCTTCCCCACAGCTCGGCAGCCTTTACAATGAGCCAGGGATGCAGCTGCGCTACTCAGACATGCACTCCACTTTGGACAACAGACAAAAT agccagcctcaacCTCCTAACATGATGAAGGCCGCCCCCACCATGCTGCAGTCACTACCTCCCCCAACCACATTCAGTGTTCCAACCCAGGCTCCCCCTCCTTCCCTTCTGCAAGCCCAGCTGTCTGCTGCCTCTCTGGCCCCCCTCCTCCAAAACCCTCCTCAGCCTCTGCTGCCACAGCCTCCACCCAAAG ATGTGTTTCCAGGGGGTCTGCTTCAGCCCCCAGTGAGAATGATGCCACAGCCACAGCCTGTCCGACGAATTGAGCCTCCACCCCGCTTCCCCAGTCGCAATGATCGAGGCCCTGAGCTCATTCTCAGGACTAAAGAGGAACGCAT TCGAGACAGAGAACGTGAGCGCAGACGGTCAAGAGAACGCTCACCCACACGCAAACGCTCCAGAGACCGCTCTCCCAGACGGGACCGCTCACCCCGAAGGCCTCGCAGGGTGGTTCCTCGCTACACGGTCCAGTTTTCCAAGTTCAGCCTAGATGG CTCCAGCTGTGACATGATGGAGCTACGAAGGCGCTATCAGAGCCTCTACATTCCCAGCGACTTCTTTAATGCTGTCTTCACCTGGGTGGATGCCTTCCCTCTGACGAGACCCTTCCAATTTAGCAATGCCTGCAACTTCCACATCTTGCACAAAGAAGTGGATCCTCTAGTCAAGAATACAGCCGTGCTGGACCCTCCTGATGCCAACCACACCTACAGTGCTAAG GTGATGCTCCTGGCTAACCCCAGTATAGAGGAGCTCTATCACAAATCCTGTGCTCTGGCAGAGGACTCTCAGGAGGTCAAAGACTCCTTCCAACATCCTGCTAGGCTCATTAAG TTTTTGGTGGGAATGAGAGGTAAAGATGAGGCCATGGCCATTGGTGGTCACTGGTCTCCCTCTCTGGATGGAACTGACCCAGAGAAGGATCCCTCAGTCCTTATAAAGACAGCCATACGCTGTTGCAAGGCACTCACAGGCATAGATCTTAGTCTGTGCACTCAGTG GTATCGTTTTGCAGAGATTCGCTATCATCGGCCGGAGGAGACACACAAGGGGCGGACAGTCCCTGCTCATGTGGAGACAGTGGTTTTGTTTCTTCCGGATGTTTGGCATTGTCTTCCTACCCGCTCAGAGTGGGAGGTGCTGTCACGGCGACTCCGGGAGCAGCTGGCTGAGAAGCTGTCGGCCGAGCGAAAGGAGGCGGATGGAGAACAG gaggaagaggagaaggatgACGACGAATCGAAGGACGTTAGTACTCCCACTCACTGGGCAAAACTTGACCCGAAATCAATGAAG GTGAATGACCTGCGCAAAGAGCTTGATTGTCGCTCTCTAAGCTCTAAGGGGTTAAAGTCGCAGCTGATCGCACGCCTCACCAAGcagctgaaggtggaggagcagGTGGAGGAATCGAAGGAGCCGGAGAAACCAGAGTGCAAAGCTGCTGAGGAAGAAGAGCCGTCTCgcacagaggaggacagagag gaggaggaaaggaagaggCAGGAGGAGCTTGAGCGTCAGCGGAGAGAAAGACGCTACATCCTCCCTGATGAGCCCACCATCATCGTACACCCCAACTGGGCAGCCAAGAATGGCAAATTTGATTGCAGTGTCATGTCCCTAAGCGTGCTGCTTGACTACAGACTAGAAGACAACAAGGAGCACTCGTTTGAG GTTTCCCTGTTTGCTGAGCTGTTTAATGAGATGCTACAGAGAGACTTCGGCTACCGCATATATAAAGCCCTCGCTGCTTTTCCAACCAAAGAtgaaaagaaggaaaaggagaagaaagCCAAAAAGGAGGCGGAAAAGAAGGAGGCTGACAAGCGTGACataaagaaggaaaaagaagaggagaatgAAGAACCAGTTGTGAAGAAGATcaaagaggatgaggaggagaagaggaag TGCGATGACAAGGCTATTAAGAAGGAGCTGTCTCGTGATGAAGAGGAGAACGAAGATGATGGCAGCACGGCCAACGCTGAAGAATATGACCCCATGGAGGCTGAAGATGCGGaagatgatgacgatgatg ACAAGGATGATGAAGACTCCAATGATCGAGACAGGAAAGATCGTAAGGATGACCGCAAGTCGTCAAAAGAGAGGTCCTCTAAAGACAAG GAGAAGAAGCAGATGGTCACACACAACAAAGAGCTGCTGATGGCGTTCGTCTACTTTGACCAGAGCCACTGTGGCTATCTGCTGGAGAGAGACCTGGAGGAGATCTTGTACACACTGGGACTGCACCTTTCTCGTGCtcag ATAAAGAAGCTGTTGAATAAGCCGGTGGTCAGAGAGTCATGTTACTACCGTAAACTGACAGACAGGGGGAAGGATGAACCCATTCCTTCCTTTAATGAAGCCCAGATAGAAAACCTCATAG GTAACCGAGGACTACTTCCTGCTCCAAAAGCTAGAGCGCAGTCTGAGGCCAGTGAGTCCGGTAATCTGATCGTGTATAACGGAGCCATGGTCGATATTGGCAGCATGATGCAGAAACTGGAGAAGAGTGAGAAAGCAAGAGAGGAGATAGAACAGAAGCTCATGGTTCAGGATGCCAAAATGG AGGAAGATGCAAAGGTTAAAGCGCAGGTGGAGCAAGCTAACAAAGCCTTGTTGCGGGAGCTGGAGGAGTTGAAAAGCACACTGAGCCAAACGGAGCAGACTTTGAAGGCTGCGGAGGAACAGAAGAACACCTACCACGACCAGATAAGCAAAACGTCCAACACCTTGATGTCCAGCGTCAAAGAGCTGATGGCAGTGCTGAAAAAG GAACAAGAAGTTGACGAGTCTGGCGATGAAGCTGCTGGCGATCACATTCGGACGTCTCAAACAAATGGTGCTGATGAATGA